CTTTTTTCTGCACAATGCGCAGCGCTAAACCTTCAGCAATAGCGGTTTTACCAACACCAGGTTCCCCAATTAAGATCGGGTTATTTTTCTTACGGCGGCTTAATACCTGGGCTACGCGCTCAATTTCTTTCTCGCGGCCAACAATCGGGTCGAGTTTATCTTCTTCGGCCAGTTTTGTTAAGTCGCGGCCAAAGTTATCGAGAACCGGAGTCCGGGATTTTTCGCCGGGTTTTTTAGCAGTACTACCTTTGCTGGAGCTGCTGCCAAACAATTTGTCGTTATCGTCGTTGTCGTCGGTATCGGAAGATGCCATCGGATTATTATTTTGATAATCCAGTGAATCTCTTATGGTTTCGTAGTTCACGTTGAATTTGGCTAAAGTTTGCGAAGATATGTTATCTTCATCCCGGAGGATGGAGAGCAATAAATGTTCGGTGCCAATAATATCGCTTTTAAATATTTTGGCCTCCAGGTAAGTAATCTTTAAAACTTTTTCGGTTTGTTTCGTGAGCGGAATACTGCCGGTAATGCTGGTGCCGGGGGTCGCCGTATTACGGGTGGCCTGCTCTAATGCATACTTCAACTCGTCAATCGAAATACCCAATTTCTTCAGCAAGGTAATGGCAGTACCTTCGCCTTCGCGAATCATACCTAAAAGCAAGTGTTCCGTACCTATATAATCATGACCAAGTCGGATAGCCTCTTCACGGCTAAGCGAGATGACCTCTTTTACTCGGTTTGAGAATTTAGCTTCCATGTATATTATTTAAAAAATAAAAAATGCGTTTGTATTGATTGCGCTGCTCCAAGATAAGCGTCTTTTATATAAAAACAAGCTTTAGTACGTAATTGTTCAGTGTATTAATTTACCGAAATTACAGGAAGTTTTTAGCTGCCGGACCTTGTGAAAACAACAAATCAATTATACTCAGGTTGGGGGCAAATTGTTTGCCAAACACTTGTTGATATGGTTTTACGTCCAAAATGGCAGACTCCTGCTTGGGATGAATCTGGTTACGTAAATCGAGCACCCCGTTTGGGTACAATGGAATATACTCCTTTGTATAGGTAATAGGTTTGCGGATTTGCAAACTTTTTACGTAAAACTTTAATAATGCAAAATTTAACTCGAATAATGTTGAAACGCGCTGCTCCAGTATTTGTTGTAAATAATCGCTGTAAAAAGTAAAATAAGGGGAGCTCCCGTACGCCGACTTAATGGTGCGCCAATGCGTATTAAGCCATTTTTGGTTGTAGTCAATTTCTAATTCAGTAATTAAAACTTTGCTATTGCCCTTTTTTACCGGAATAGTTAAATCTTTTACTCCTTGCGCGGTTAATACATAACAACGATTACGGTAACTTTGTTTCACATAGTGTTCGTGCGTTTCAAGGCAAATTTCATCCACTTGGGCGGCCTGCTGAAAATAAGCAATGCACGGGTTGTATTGGATTTCAGTTAAAAGGATCATAGTAAGGAATTCGGATTCTGGATTACTATATTAGCACCTTTTATTTGGAAACCGTGAGTAAGATAAAAAATCTTGCATTGCAAATCAATTTCCGGCATGACGAAATTGCAGATTCCCAGGCGCTTTTATCCGCTTTGGTATTTATTACAAGGTATAGCCCGGTTGCCTTTTGGGGTACTTTATCTTTTATCAGACGTACTTTACTTTTTATTATATTATGTAACCGGATATCGGAAAAAGGTAGTTTTTAAAAATTTGCAAAACGCCTTTCCGGAGAAAACCGAAGCGGAGCGCTTATCTATTGCCAAGCAGTTCTATCGGAACCTGACCGATATAGTAGTTGAAACCATAAAGCTGGCTGCCATTTCGCCAGAAGAATTACATAAACGAGTAAAAATTTTAAATCCGGAGGTAATATCGGCTGCTACTAACCAAGGTAAAATAGCTTTAGCTTTAGGCGGGCACCAGTGTAACTGGGAGTGGGCGCCTTCTGGGGGCATCCCGTTTTTTAATTGCCCGATTGATGTGGTATATAAACCGTTGAGCAATTCTTTTTTCGAAGCTTTTATCTGGCAAGCCCGTACCCGGTTAGGGCCCAACATGGTTCGCATGAAAGACACGCTCCGGTATTTAATTCAACGCAAAAACCAGCCCCGGCTTTTTTGCATGTTATCCGACCAAACGCCCCCTAAAAGTGAAATTCAGTACTGGACTACTTTTATGCACCAGGATGCCGGCTTTTTTGTGGGTGGCGAAAAGTTAGCCGCTTCGTTTCACATGCCCGTGTTTTTTATTCATGCACAACGGGTAGGTCGTGGTTGGTATAATTTTAAATTTATTCCTATTGAGCCATCCGAAGCAGCTAGGCAAACTGCGTTTCCGGTAACTGAGCAATTTACCCGCATGCTGGAAAATTGGATTCAGGAAAACCCCGCCGATTACCTGTGGTCGCATCGCCGCTGGAAACACCAGCGCCCGGTGGGCGAGGCAAGTTAAAAGTGTAGAATTATGAGTTAAAAGTTATGAGTAACCGATTTTGGTGAATTAGGGCCGGGATAGTAGATAGGCTTAAAAACACATAGTTGTAAATTCTTGAAATTTTTAAAATTTAAGAATTTTAACTCATAACTCTAAACTCATAACTCTAAACTCATAACTTTTAACTCATAACTTAATCAAACGTATTCTTCAATAATGCCGGCGCCTTGGCGTAGAACTTCAAACTGCTCATCTTCGCAGTTTACTACCGTGGATGGGATATTATTTCCGTAACCGCCATCGATAACTACATCCACTAAATTTTTAAATTTTTCAAAAATTAACTCCGGATCAGTGGCGTATTCAATAATATCGTCTTCATCGTGGATGGAAGTAGAAATAATTGGATTGCCCAGTTCTTTTACAATAAACAACGGAATTTTATTGTCCGGTACCCGGATGCCGACTGTTTTTTTTCGGTTGCCGCCTAAGCGCGGAACCTTGCTGCTGGCTTCCAACACAAAGGTAAATGGGCCGGGTAAAGCTTTTTTCATAACTTTATAAACCGACGTAGAAATATTTTTAGCATAATCCGAAATGTGGGTTAGATCAGAGCAGATAAAAGAAAGATTAGCTTTGTCGGGTCTGATACCTTTGATGTGGCAAAGTTTTTCCAGCGCCCTGGCATTATGTAAATCACAGCCCATCCCGTAGATTGTATCTGTTGGGTAAATTACTATTCCGCCTTTTTTTAATATTTCTACCACCTGTAAAATTTTATTCATGGGTGGGTTGGCCGGATGAATTTTTAAAAAAACTGCGCTCGCCATAGGATATATTATTTAATTATAAAATGCATTGTATTCTACCGGTAATTTAAAAATTGGTTTATTTTTTTAACGAACTATTTCAGAAAGTGTGTTTGTTTAGCAGAAGTAGGTGTATTGGTATGTTCTTCTATTAATACTTATCCGGGCAAAATTCTGTTTTGGTGGCAATACAAGTTGGGCTAAGGGTTCTTCTGAAAGAACAATACAAGTATCAGGTTATTTATTAAATTTGTATTATAACGGTTTAAGCAACTAGTAAGCCCGTTGACCCGTGTGAAAGAATTATGCAAACAGAGCTACTAAATAAATTACAGGAACTGCAGCAACAAATTATAGAATCGGAGAATCAAAATCAGCTTCTTTTGCAGAAGCAAGCGGTTTTAGAGGAAAAATTAAGCCTGTTTGCTCCAGATCAACTAGTTTCGCAAGCATCCAGCGCTAAACCGGAATTTTTTAAAAATAATAGTGATAAGAACTCTGGGTTCGAAATTGTATTTCAGCAAATATTCCAGAACAGCCCGGATGCCATGTTAATTCTTTCGGCAAAAGGCGAAATAGAAGGGGCTAATAGAGCGCTTTGTGCCTTGTTGCATTATTCTGCGGCGGAGCTACAACAATTAAGTTACCTGCAAGTTGTAGATCAAAACGATCCTAGTTTTTTCTTGTTTCGCCAGGAAAAAGAGCATAACCCCAACTTTAAAGGCGAGATTGTATTGGTTCGTAAAAATGGGGAGCGGTTCCTGACCGAAATTAGTTCCAATACTTATACCGACCAAAACGGCGAATCAAAATGTTTGGCTATTATTCGGGATATCTCGAACCAGCGCGAGGCCCTGATGCGTTCGGAGCGCGATTACCGCGATCTTTTTAATAAAGCCAACGATGCCATTATTATTTTTGACTTAGAAACAGAACAAATCTTTGATGCGAATGATAAGGCTTGTAAACTTTATGGTTATACGTTACCGGAGTTTACTGCCATAAGCCTGGTAAATATTTCTAAAAATGCAAGACAAGGAAAAAGTTATTTGCAGCAATTAAGGATGCAATGTACTCTGGAAAACGTTGATACCACGCATTTCCGGAAAGATGGCACCGAAATCCATTTATCAGTGAATGCTTCTTTTATTGACTTTAATAATAAAAAAGCGGTTCTGGCTATTTGCCACGATGTAACGGAACAGAAAAACTCGGAAAGAATATTATTCGAAAGTGAAGAACGTTTTTCGGCGTTTATGGATAATAGCCCGGTTTTAGCCTGGATGAAGAATACTGAAAATTGGCACTACAGCTATGCCAATGCCACCCATAAACATGTTTTAGGGCTTTCGCGCGATGATGTAGCCGGTAAATCAGATTATGAAGTATGGCCCGAACCTGTTGCGGTTGCGCTGCATCAGAATGATTTAGAAGTGGTAAAATCGCAGCGGGCAACCGAATTCCGGGAAGAAATACTTTTGCCCAACGGCATACTTCGCAAATTTTTAGTATATAAATTCCCTATGCAAACCATTAACGGCGATTCTTTTATTGCTGGCACCGCCATTGATATTACGGATTTGGTGCATACCCAGGAAGCGTTAGAAGAAAGTGAAACCCGAAACAGAGCGGTATTGGCTACTGCTATGGAGAGTATTATCAGTATGGATTATATGGGTAATATTTTGGAATTTAATCCGGCGGCTGAAAAAACCTTTGGGTATAACCGGGCAGATGTAATTGGTAAAAAGCTACAAGATATTATTATACCACCCGGTTTACTTAATGGCAACACCTCTGATTTAAGCTGCTTGTTCCTGACCGGCGACAGTAGAATAATAGGTCGCCGGGTTGAATTAACGGCTATCCGGGCCAACGGAGAAGAATTTCCGGTAGAAATATCAATTGCGGCCAGCGGTACACCCACTACTCCCATTTTTACCAGTATTATTCAGGATATTAGTGAACGGAAAGCGGCCGAATGTGCCTTGCGGCGAAGTGAAAAGCAATTTCGGTTAATTACCGAAAATATGACCGATTTGGTTTGCTTGCACGAGCCAGACGGCAGATTAATTTATGTTTCTCCTTCGGTGCAAGATATTTTAGGGTTTGCCCCGGACGAGCTCATCGGTAAATCCCCGTACTCCATTATTCATCCAAAAGATAAGAGTAAGTTAATCAGTATTGTTGTTGACGTTTTGGCGGGCAACCAAAATATTAAAAATTTAGAATACCGCCTTAAGCGGAAAGATGGCGTTTATATTTGGGTAGATACTGGTTTGCGGCCCATTTTTGATGAAACAGGTAACGTGGTAGAAGTACAAACGGTATCGCACGACATTACGGCCCGGAAAAAAACCGAACATAAGCTAAAGAAAGCCAAAGTGGCAGCCGAAATATCGGCTGTGGCTAAAGAAAGCTTTTTGGCAAATATGAGCCACGAAATCCGGACTCCATTAAATGGTATTTTGGGTATGGCGGGTTTACTTTCTAAAACCCAGATGAGCGAATCCCAGCAAAAATACCTGAATATAATTGATTACTCGGCGCGTAATCTGTTGGTAATTATTAATGATATCCTGGATTTGGCTAAGATTGAGTCCGGTAAAATGGCTCTGGAGCAAATACCTTTTAGTATTAAAGAGGTTTTGCAAAGCACTCAACAATCGCTGGAGTACAAAGCCGAAGAAAAAGATATTCTGCTCATTGTAAAAAGTTTTAATGTAACTAATTCGTACGTGGTGGGCGATCCGCATCGGCTCACGCAGGTTTTACTTAATTTAGTAAGTAATGCTATTAAATTCACGAGTCAGGGCGTAGTAATTATTCGTACGGAGGTTTTAGATGAATCGGCCACCCACATTAGTTTATTATTTACCGTAAAAGATACGGGAATTGGAATATCGCCGGAAAAACTGGATATCATTTTTAATGGCTTTACCCAAGCTGATCCGCATACCTCCCGGAATTATGGAGGTACAGGTTTAGGCCTAACCATTAGTAAAAGCCTGGTAGAGAAGCAAGGCGGCCGTATTTGGGTAGAAAGTGCTCTGGGGCAGGGCAGCGAGTTTAAGTTTGAACTCACCTTCCGGAAAGCCGAACCCGATCAAATTAAAAAAGTAGTTCAGGAAGATACAACGGTTGATTTTTCCAGCCTTGGTCACCGGCGCATATTACTTGCCGAAGACAATGAGGTAAATCAATTTTTAGCTAAATCTATTATGCAAAACTGGGGCTTTACGGTAGATGTAGCTAAAAACGGGAAAGAAGCTATTGACTTAGCCACTGACTGTATTTATGACTTGATATTAATGGACATTCAGATGCCGGAAGTAAGCGGTACGGAGGCAACCTTCCAAATCCGGCAATTACCCGACCCGGTTAAAGCAAATATTCCCATTATTGCGCTTACGGCAAATGCTTTAAAAGGAGATGCCGAGAAATTTATCGCGGCGGGTATGAACGACTATCTGGCGAAACCTTTTGAGGAGTTAAAACTCTTTCAAAAGATTGCGACTAACTTAAATAAACCTTTGCAACATTCTACTACAAAATTAAACCAATTGCATACTGTGCTACCTACTTCTAATTCACAACCCGATAAATTATGTAACCTGGCTACCTTGCAAGCAATGGCTAACGGCAAAAACGATTTCTTAATTCAGTTTTTTATGCTGTTTATCAACCAGGTGCCTCCTCAGGTAAAAGCCATGCAGGAAGCAGCCGCACAAGCTAATTGGGCAACTGTAACCAGCCTGGCGCACCAGTTAAAATCTAACTTTGATACTTTAGGAATTTCCAGTTTACATCAACCCATCCGGAACCTAGAAAATGATGCGCGGCAACAAAGCAACTTAGCCGAAATTCCTGGATTAATAAACAAAATGAGTGCTATTGTAGAACAAGTGGTAGCCGAGCTACGCGCCGAAATTGCCCGATTGCAAGGTTAAGGTTTACCGCCAGAGAATTTTTAAAATTTAAAATTTTTAAAATTCTTGAATTTACACGAGGTTGGTTTTTAAATTATTAGATAGAATGGATGAATCTGTTTCGCATTCTAAAATGTATTAATTAAAGGTGCCAGCTAAAAGCGAGTAGTATTTTGTGGCGATATCCCGTTTTGGTGGTGGAGACACCCTCAAAGGCAAAGGTTGTCTCTAGTTGTATGATTCGGATATTAACCCAGGCAAAATAACTTTGCCTGGGTTACGTTTATATAGCTAGTTAACTTTTATTTTACTGCGCGCTACGTCCATGAATAATACGAAACTACAAATAGTTTTTTAAAAACAACTGTTTGCTCTCCCTTCGTCAAAGTTTTTAAATCCTGTCAGATGTATTACTTTTGTTTACTCGTCTCGCCTGCGTAGGGCGGCTGAGAGGACATAATTTTATAAAATGGAAGTTCAGAAAAAAGCCCGGAAAAAATCAAATGCGCTTCGCAATTTTCTGGTAGTAGGTGGTATTTTGTTTGTTAGCTTTTCTTACTATGCCTACCAGATTGTGTATACGCCCAACATTGATACGCACGGCAAAAATACCTATATCCGCATTCCCCGCGGCGCCTCCTTTGAGCAGGTAATGGATTCGGTAGAAAAAGAAAAAGTAGTAATTGATCTGTTATCTTTTCGTTTTATGGCGAAGTTAATGGATTACCCCAAGCTTATTAAGCCAGGCCATTACGAGTTAGTTAACGGAGCCACTAATTATCAGATGATAGGCCGGTTACGGGCCGGTATTCAATCGCCGGTAAAGCTTACCTTTAATAATATCCGCATCAAGAAAGATTTAACGGCTAAGTTAAGCAGCGATATTTCGGCTACTCAAACCGAACTGGATTCTTTGCTGAGCGATCAAAAGTACGTGCAAGATCTGGGCTTTGACACAACTACCATCATGACCATGTTTATTCCGAACACTTATGAGTTGTATTGGAATACCTCGGGTAAAGAGTTGTTAAAACGGATGAAAAAGGAATACGATGCTTTTTGGACTCCTGCCCGGGTAGCTAAAGCCAAAGCCCAGGGCTTAACAAAAAGCGAAGTATCTACGCTGGCCTCTATTGTGGAAGCGGAACAATCAGTGCACCCAGACGAACGCCGGCGGATTGCGGGTGTTTACCTGAACCGTTTAAAAACCGGACGTCCTTTACAGGCCGACCCTACCGTAGTTTTCGCCCTAGGTGATTTTAGTATCCGCCGTGTGCTAAACGAACATTTACGCTTTGATTCGCCCTATAACACGTACAAGTACAAAGGTTTACCGCCAGGTCCTATTAATTTACCTTCTATTTCTTCTATCGATGCGGTATTAAACCCGGAACAGCATAATTACATTTACTTCTGCGCCAAAGAAGACTTCTCGGGTTACCATAATTTTGCCGTGACCGAAGCCGAGCACATCCGGAATGCCCGTCGTTACCAACAAGCCCTAAATGAGCGGAATATTATGAGATAAAGTTATTAGAAATTAAAAATTATGAATTAGAAATTGGTAGTATAAACTTTGGCTAATTTTTAATTTTTTAAAATTCTTGTTAACAGCATCGGGGCATAACGTTTAAAGATTATTTCTAATTTCTAATTTTAAAAAAGATGTTTCAATCGGAAGTAAATGTGCGGGTTCGGTATTCCGAAACCGACCAGATGGGATACGTTTATTATGGTAATTTTGCCGCTTACTACGAAGTAGCCCGTACCGAAACCTTCCGTAATTTGGGTATTAACTACAAAGAACTAGAAAAAGCGGGCGTGATGATGCCTGTTTTGGAGCTGCGGTGCAAATACATCCGACCAGCCCGTTACGACGATTTACTTACCGTTAAAGTAATTATCCCAAACAAACCCCACGGAACGCGTATAAAGTTTGAGTACGAAGTGTTTAACGAAGCAAAAGAACTTTTAAATGTGGGCGATACCACGTTGGTATTTGTGGATATGCGGTCTGGGAAACCAACGGCAGTTCCGGAGAGCTTAGTTTCGCTGCTCGAAAGTTATTATTAGAATATGGGCCTTCAGCAGAAATATGTAGAAGATCGGAAACCCTACCGGAAATTTATTATATTCCTGAAGCGGCTGCGGTTTAGTCAAGGCCGGCTCTCGGTGTACGATATTCTGGAAGTTTTAATCCGGGAGTTAAAGCTCGATTCGCTTACGAAGCGAGCCTCCTATATGGCTTTTAACTTTACCTTATCCATATTTCCTACCATTATTTTTTTA
The sequence above is a segment of the Adhaeribacter swui genome. Coding sequences within it:
- a CDS encoding WbqC family protein; amino-acid sequence: MILLTEIQYNPCIAYFQQAAQVDEICLETHEHYVKQSYRNRCYVLTAQGVKDLTIPVKKGNSKVLITELEIDYNQKWLNTHWRTIKSAYGSSPYFTFYSDYLQQILEQRVSTLFELNFALLKFYVKSLQIRKPITYTKEYIPLYPNGVLDLRNQIHPKQESAILDVKPYQQVFGKQFAPNLSIIDLLFSQGPAAKNFL
- a CDS encoding lysophospholipid acyltransferase family protein — translated: MTKLQIPRRFYPLWYLLQGIARLPFGVLYLLSDVLYFLLYYVTGYRKKVVFKNLQNAFPEKTEAERLSIAKQFYRNLTDIVVETIKLAAISPEELHKRVKILNPEVISAATNQGKIALALGGHQCNWEWAPSGGIPFFNCPIDVVYKPLSNSFFEAFIWQARTRLGPNMVRMKDTLRYLIQRKNQPRLFCMLSDQTPPKSEIQYWTTFMHQDAGFFVGGEKLAASFHMPVFFIHAQRVGRGWYNFKFIPIEPSEAARQTAFPVTEQFTRMLENWIQENPADYLWSHRRWKHQRPVGEAS
- a CDS encoding L-threonylcarbamoyladenylate synthase, translated to MASAVFLKIHPANPPMNKILQVVEILKKGGIVIYPTDTIYGMGCDLHNARALEKLCHIKGIRPDKANLSFICSDLTHISDYAKNISTSVYKVMKKALPGPFTFVLEASSKVPRLGGNRKKTVGIRVPDNKIPLFIVKELGNPIISTSIHDEDDIIEYATDPELIFEKFKNLVDVVIDGGYGNNIPSTVVNCEDEQFEVLRQGAGIIEEYV
- a CDS encoding PAS domain S-box protein gives rise to the protein MQTELLNKLQELQQQIIESENQNQLLLQKQAVLEEKLSLFAPDQLVSQASSAKPEFFKNNSDKNSGFEIVFQQIFQNSPDAMLILSAKGEIEGANRALCALLHYSAAELQQLSYLQVVDQNDPSFFLFRQEKEHNPNFKGEIVLVRKNGERFLTEISSNTYTDQNGESKCLAIIRDISNQREALMRSERDYRDLFNKANDAIIIFDLETEQIFDANDKACKLYGYTLPEFTAISLVNISKNARQGKSYLQQLRMQCTLENVDTTHFRKDGTEIHLSVNASFIDFNNKKAVLAICHDVTEQKNSERILFESEERFSAFMDNSPVLAWMKNTENWHYSYANATHKHVLGLSRDDVAGKSDYEVWPEPVAVALHQNDLEVVKSQRATEFREEILLPNGILRKFLVYKFPMQTINGDSFIAGTAIDITDLVHTQEALEESETRNRAVLATAMESIISMDYMGNILEFNPAAEKTFGYNRADVIGKKLQDIIIPPGLLNGNTSDLSCLFLTGDSRIIGRRVELTAIRANGEEFPVEISIAASGTPTTPIFTSIIQDISERKAAECALRRSEKQFRLITENMTDLVCLHEPDGRLIYVSPSVQDILGFAPDELIGKSPYSIIHPKDKSKLISIVVDVLAGNQNIKNLEYRLKRKDGVYIWVDTGLRPIFDETGNVVEVQTVSHDITARKKTEHKLKKAKVAAEISAVAKESFLANMSHEIRTPLNGILGMAGLLSKTQMSESQQKYLNIIDYSARNLLVIINDILDLAKIESGKMALEQIPFSIKEVLQSTQQSLEYKAEEKDILLIVKSFNVTNSYVVGDPHRLTQVLLNLVSNAIKFTSQGVVIIRTEVLDESATHISLLFTVKDTGIGISPEKLDIIFNGFTQADPHTSRNYGGTGLGLTISKSLVEKQGGRIWVESALGQGSEFKFELTFRKAEPDQIKKVVQEDTTVDFSSLGHRRILLAEDNEVNQFLAKSIMQNWGFTVDVAKNGKEAIDLATDCIYDLILMDIQMPEVSGTEATFQIRQLPDPVKANIPIIALTANALKGDAEKFIAAGMNDYLAKPFEELKLFQKIATNLNKPLQHSTTKLNQLHTVLPTSNSQPDKLCNLATLQAMANGKNDFLIQFFMLFINQVPPQVKAMQEAAAQANWATVTSLAHQLKSNFDTLGISSLHQPIRNLENDARQQSNLAEIPGLINKMSAIVEQVVAELRAEIARLQG
- the mltG gene encoding endolytic transglycosylase MltG; translation: MEVQKKARKKSNALRNFLVVGGILFVSFSYYAYQIVYTPNIDTHGKNTYIRIPRGASFEQVMDSVEKEKVVIDLLSFRFMAKLMDYPKLIKPGHYELVNGATNYQMIGRLRAGIQSPVKLTFNNIRIKKDLTAKLSSDISATQTELDSLLSDQKYVQDLGFDTTTIMTMFIPNTYELYWNTSGKELLKRMKKEYDAFWTPARVAKAKAQGLTKSEVSTLASIVEAEQSVHPDERRRIAGVYLNRLKTGRPLQADPTVVFALGDFSIRRVLNEHLRFDSPYNTYKYKGLPPGPINLPSISSIDAVLNPEQHNYIYFCAKEDFSGYHNFAVTEAEHIRNARRYQQALNERNIMR
- a CDS encoding acyl-CoA thioesterase translates to MFQSEVNVRVRYSETDQMGYVYYGNFAAYYEVARTETFRNLGINYKELEKAGVMMPVLELRCKYIRPARYDDLLTVKVIIPNKPHGTRIKFEYEVFNEAKELLNVGDTTLVFVDMRSGKPTAVPESLVSLLESYY